One Vallitalea pronyensis genomic region harbors:
- a CDS encoding sugar ABC transporter substrate-binding protein gives MKKVVATILVVMLFVAVMGGCSKKETKKTIGISVDQLFESRVGVIDAAKAELDKNGYSYIEVVADGDPQTQNAQIQSLINQKVDAILVCAVDQNTIETALLAAKKAKIPVVAYDRDLPESEAIDSFVGPDSIADGVEAGTYMAEQLKDENGKVVVLELLGALNDQNGIDRSKGFNEAMAALAHVEIVAMPTDWDSAKALSATQNAFQANPDIKAIFAATDTQIPSIETVLTDLGKMNKVGEEGHVIVCGINGSNDGYEATANGIADGIVVMDLKTTGETAAQHAIALIKGEEIEEKVVIPGIFYTTENIEANKDTIWGAK, from the coding sequence TTGAAGAAAGTAGTAGCGACAATACTTGTTGTCATGTTGTTCGTAGCAGTTATGGGTGGGTGTAGTAAGAAAGAAACCAAGAAAACCATTGGTATTTCCGTTGACCAGCTATTTGAAAGCAGGGTCGGTGTTATTGACGCTGCAAAAGCTGAACTTGATAAAAATGGTTATTCGTACATTGAAGTCGTAGCCGATGGTGACCCACAAACACAAAATGCACAGATTCAATCACTGATTAACCAGAAAGTAGACGCTATTTTAGTATGTGCTGTAGATCAAAATACCATAGAGACTGCTCTCCTTGCAGCTAAAAAAGCAAAGATACCCGTTGTAGCTTATGATCGGGATTTACCAGAAAGCGAAGCCATTGATAGTTTTGTTGGTCCAGACTCCATTGCTGATGGTGTTGAAGCAGGTACATACATGGCAGAACAACTGAAAGATGAAAATGGTAAAGTGGTTGTTCTGGAATTATTGGGTGCCTTAAATGACCAGAATGGTATTGATCGAAGCAAAGGTTTTAACGAAGCCATGGCGGCATTAGCTCATGTTGAAATCGTGGCCATGCCGACGGATTGGGATTCAGCCAAAGCATTGTCAGCAACGCAAAATGCATTCCAAGCCAATCCTGATATTAAAGCTATCTTTGCCGCAACAGATACACAAATACCCAGTATTGAGACGGTACTCACCGATTTAGGAAAAATGAACAAGGTTGGTGAAGAAGGTCATGTTATTGTATGTGGGATTAATGGCAGTAACGATGGTTATGAGGCAACAGCGAATGGTATTGCAGACGGTATTGTTGTGATGGACCTAAAAACAACGGGTGAAACAGCGGCTCAACATGCAATCGCCTTAATAAAAGGTGAAGAAATAGAGGAAAAAGTTGTCATTCCAGGTATCTTCTATACAACAGAAAACATTGAAGCCAATAAAGATACCATCTGGGGTGCAAAATAG
- a CDS encoding Dabb family protein — protein sequence MKVNKPIIHSAAFILKHDKGSDEEAAFMVKAWDMLACIPGVKDFRILEIINDSNPYDYELEMRFDNEEQLEAYKAHPNHWDQVNKKGFVEEVWVKEVKDFLEKDTVVIRK from the coding sequence GTGAAAGTAAATAAACCGATTATCCATAGTGCTGCATTTATATTAAAACATGACAAGGGATCAGACGAAGAAGCAGCCTTTATGGTTAAAGCTTGGGATATGCTGGCCTGTATTCCTGGGGTGAAGGATTTTAGAATTCTAGAAATTATAAATGACAGCAATCCCTACGACTATGAATTGGAAATGAGATTTGATAACGAAGAACAATTAGAAGCGTATAAAGCCCATCCAAACCATTGGGATCAAGTCAATAAAAAAGGTTTTGTGGAAGAAGTCTGGGTCAAAGAAGTAAAGGATTTTCTCGAAAAAGATACAGTAGTCATCAGAAAATAA
- a CDS encoding sugar ABC transporter ATP-binding protein yields MSNGVDPPILSVRNLKKSFSGKTVVDGVSFDIYPGEIIALVGENGAGKSTTKNMLCGLLKPDAGEVFIQGEKVEHIVGYDHGISAVHQELSLFQSLTVAANICMTQLPGSAARVNWKEADDIAQEQLAYLGIDIDTKATVESLGAGKQQVVEIAKALLRADKLLILDEPTTSLTAPERAKLFHIMDNLKAKGVSMIFISHFMDEIYKVSDRYIVLRDGKQVGQGDIDKMPRNQLEALMVGRTLAESKIELHEPEDEEALRVEHLSSYDFHDINFTVRKGEILGIAGLMGAGRTEVAEAIFGIRKAKGCVYIKGEQISPVTIANMMHHHVCYVTEDRKTRGIFSNRSVRENITAANIGGFVRRKIKGLGFNKETEMSQTVIDSMKVALPHMESRISNLSGGNQQKVLLGRWLATEPEVIIFDEPTKGVDIGAKFDIHNMIVDLAKRGAAVLLVSSDLPELLDLTHRLLVMRTGHLVGSFHRKDYDAVNIISLAASSAYEKKTKENAYGDHEESVV; encoded by the coding sequence ATGTCAAATGGTGTAGATCCTCCGATTCTATCGGTGAGGAACCTAAAAAAATCATTTTCAGGAAAAACAGTCGTTGATGGGGTTTCTTTTGATATCTATCCTGGAGAGATTATTGCTTTGGTTGGTGAAAATGGGGCGGGGAAATCAACAACAAAGAATATGTTATGCGGATTGCTCAAACCAGATGCTGGTGAGGTGTTCATTCAAGGTGAAAAGGTGGAGCATATTGTAGGTTATGACCATGGTATATCAGCTGTTCATCAGGAGCTAAGCTTGTTTCAGAGCTTAACGGTTGCAGCCAATATATGCATGACACAGCTGCCTGGGTCGGCTGCCCGTGTGAACTGGAAAGAAGCTGATGACATAGCCCAAGAACAACTGGCTTATTTAGGCATTGATATTGATACAAAAGCCACAGTAGAATCATTGGGAGCAGGGAAGCAACAGGTGGTGGAAATTGCAAAAGCCTTATTAAGAGCAGATAAACTCTTAATATTAGATGAGCCAACCACGTCCTTGACTGCGCCAGAGAGAGCTAAACTATTTCATATTATGGATAATTTAAAAGCAAAAGGTGTATCCATGATTTTTATATCCCACTTTATGGATGAGATTTACAAAGTTAGTGATCGGTACATTGTTTTAAGAGATGGGAAACAAGTGGGGCAAGGAGATATCGATAAGATGCCTAGAAACCAATTAGAAGCCTTAATGGTTGGTCGGACCCTTGCAGAATCAAAAATTGAACTGCATGAACCAGAAGATGAAGAGGCTTTAAGGGTTGAACACTTATCATCTTATGATTTTCATGATATTAATTTTACTGTTAGAAAAGGAGAAATCCTTGGCATAGCAGGCTTAATGGGAGCTGGCAGAACAGAAGTGGCAGAAGCCATCTTTGGTATTAGAAAAGCCAAGGGATGTGTGTACATAAAAGGTGAGCAGATCTCACCTGTGACCATTGCCAATATGATGCATCACCATGTGTGTTACGTGACAGAAGATAGGAAGACCAGAGGTATCTTTTCCAATCGCTCAGTTCGGGAAAATATCACAGCGGCCAATATAGGTGGTTTTGTTAGGCGAAAGATAAAAGGATTGGGTTTTAATAAAGAAACAGAGATGTCCCAAACAGTCATTGACAGCATGAAGGTAGCACTGCCTCACATGGAATCCAGAATAAGTAATTTAAGCGGCGGTAATCAACAGAAAGTACTTCTCGGTAGGTGGCTGGCTACAGAACCAGAGGTCATTATTTTTGATGAGCCCACAAAAGGTGTTGATATTGGGGCAAAATTTGATATCCATAACATGATTGTGGATTTGGCTAAGAGGGGTGCAGCTGTTTTGCTTGTATCGTCTGATTTGCCGGAACTCCTTGACTTAACCCATCGGCTTTTGGTCATGCGAACAGGACATTTAGTGGGCAGTTTTCATCGAAAAGATTATGATGCAGTCAACATAATATCTCTAGCAGCAAGTTCTGCCTACGAAAAGAAAACGAAGGAGAATGCATATGGCGATCATGAAGAATCTGTTGTTTAG
- a CDS encoding cache domain-containing sensor histidine kinase, which produces MMKKKLKTCKRNLSIQKRITISCLMAGIIPLLIIGSVWIVNTLRASKESYLTLSESALHHIDIRLQSLVEMAESTALEIANDPIIHHALTHEAVDDAISNVYDIDTYLHHKQTYNDHLSGIYILSQNLTAYGSHHEERTHDDVTQAWWYQRIKKTTEPTWFSTPTHALAIETNDNIAISLGVPIVHKENSELLGIVYMDMDMKVMDDILQYPMDNMEQIIVLDDHHTMMMGSNGIHDRDARTIKNALDLAKDYEPITLTINDQKKQLLRKPLPIHHWSIIGIVSPNPMDTNNTLAIIFLICLVVLIIVLTYYVSKRIAGTITTPIHHMLHQMKAVESGHLDVHAKVYYNDEMGALTKGFNTMTKHLTKSMKTVVQEQQQLRKYEFKALQSQINPHFLYNTLDSVVWLARMQQYKDIIDVVTSMTRLFRISLSRGKHIITIEEEIDHVTSYLMIQKYRYRTHFDYDIRVSEDIYQYKTLKLLLQPLVENAIYHGIKLKRDGGHIAIEGYASQDKIIFKVSDTGLGMTKETLHAIHQSFETNTDSGVTMYGIKNVHDRIKLYFGNNYSLTYESELGKGTTAIVTLPKYMGDEKDAKNSYH; this is translated from the coding sequence ATGATGAAAAAAAAGCTGAAGACATGTAAAAGAAACCTATCCATTCAAAAGAGAATAACCATCTCCTGCCTCATGGCTGGCATTATCCCTTTGCTTATTATTGGTAGTGTATGGATAGTTAACACCTTACGCGCATCAAAGGAAAGTTATTTAACATTAAGTGAATCTGCCTTGCATCATATAGACATAAGATTGCAATCCCTTGTTGAAATGGCTGAATCAACTGCTTTGGAAATAGCCAATGACCCCATCATTCATCATGCATTAACCCATGAAGCTGTTGATGACGCTATAAGCAACGTCTATGACATAGATACTTATCTTCATCACAAGCAGACTTACAATGATCATCTATCGGGTATCTATATCCTAAGTCAGAACCTAACTGCTTATGGAAGTCACCATGAAGAAAGGACTCATGATGATGTTACACAGGCCTGGTGGTATCAACGTATTAAAAAGACCACTGAGCCTACTTGGTTCTCCACACCTACCCATGCCTTAGCTATAGAAACTAATGATAACATAGCTATATCCCTCGGTGTTCCTATTGTTCATAAAGAAAACAGTGAACTTCTAGGTATCGTATACATGGACATGGACATGAAGGTCATGGATGACATCTTACAATACCCAATGGATAACATGGAACAGATTATTGTTCTAGATGATCACCATACTATGATGATGGGTTCTAATGGTATCCATGATAGGGATGCACGAACCATCAAGAATGCTTTGGATCTGGCAAAGGATTATGAGCCTATAACCCTTACAATAAATGATCAAAAAAAACAACTCCTAAGAAAACCCCTGCCCATCCACCATTGGAGCATCATTGGCATTGTATCTCCTAACCCTATGGATACAAACAACACGTTGGCTATTATCTTTCTGATATGCCTTGTTGTTCTTATCATCGTACTGACTTACTATGTTTCAAAACGAATAGCAGGAACCATAACAACGCCCATCCACCATATGCTCCACCAAATGAAAGCAGTGGAATCAGGTCATCTGGATGTACATGCAAAGGTCTATTATAACGATGAAATGGGAGCGTTAACCAAAGGGTTCAACACCATGACCAAACATCTCACCAAGTCCATGAAAACCGTTGTTCAGGAACAGCAGCAACTTAGAAAATATGAATTTAAAGCCCTTCAATCCCAGATTAATCCCCACTTTTTGTACAACACACTGGATTCGGTGGTCTGGCTTGCCAGAATGCAGCAATACAAAGATATTATTGATGTGGTAACCTCCATGACAAGGTTATTTCGAATCAGTTTAAGCCGGGGCAAACATATCATTACCATTGAAGAAGAAATTGACCATGTGACCAGTTACTTAATGATTCAAAAATATCGCTATCGGACACATTTTGATTATGATATTCGTGTATCGGAAGATATCTACCAATACAAAACCTTAAAGCTGTTGTTACAGCCTCTTGTAGAAAATGCCATTTACCATGGTATCAAATTAAAAAGAGATGGAGGACATATAGCCATAGAAGGTTACGCATCACAGGATAAGATCATCTTCAAAGTGTCTGATACAGGACTTGGCATGACTAAAGAAACCCTTCATGCTATTCATCAATCTTTTGAAACCAATACAGACAGTGGTGTCACCATGTACGGTATTAAAAACGTTCATGACCGAATCAAACTATACTTCGGCAACAACTATAGTCTGACATACGAAAGTGAACTGGGAAAAGGAACCACTGCCATTGTGACCCTGCCAAAATATATGGGAGATGAAAAAGATGCTAAAAACAGTTATCATTGA
- a CDS encoding ABC transporter substrate-binding protein: MTILKGLTWNNHWHTDTIAALSNLFEVNNPDSRIEWCYRSLDAYHSELFSANVNHYDIVLFKNLHMASIISTGILMPLEDIIHESTINNLKKHAVGNSFKAYAQGGHQYGLPFTVTSLVGAYRADLMENLGMDVPKTWMEVLHFCKALPNKMRVMMSLKPWNLYDAFRCYIGGFHRGHAEAFIIGETEVSEALAFFEELIHYIDPSGFHMSMLELYSRMSSVDDIVYTPMIIGNANYSKDGYRKNLIDFCDIPAHHEQVTNGIFYSSGLGITIESKHKDMAADFLRMITSKEVQDHMIVDFDGHPLYKERWFNKENNQQTNRYFINTYESVNHAVNPSVIKGDDEKRLEIGTVIWHYLKSRKANRPQLVTALTQLMNAYEKQIIWH; encoded by the coding sequence ATGACCATATTAAAAGGTTTAACTTGGAATAATCATTGGCATACAGATACCATAGCAGCATTATCCAATTTATTCGAAGTTAACAATCCAGATAGTCGAATTGAATGGTGCTATCGCTCATTGGATGCCTATCATAGCGAGTTATTTAGCGCTAATGTGAATCATTATGATATTGTGTTGTTTAAAAACCTGCACATGGCATCCATTATATCAACAGGTATATTGATGCCTCTTGAAGATATTATTCATGAAAGTACCATTAATAACTTAAAGAAACATGCCGTGGGCAATAGTTTTAAAGCATACGCACAAGGCGGGCATCAGTATGGACTGCCTTTTACCGTAACATCTCTCGTTGGTGCCTATCGGGCAGATTTAATGGAGAATCTGGGAATGGATGTACCCAAAACATGGATGGAAGTACTCCATTTTTGTAAAGCACTGCCCAATAAAATGCGGGTAATGATGTCCTTAAAACCTTGGAATCTATATGATGCATTTCGCTGTTATATAGGTGGTTTTCATAGAGGACATGCCGAGGCATTTATAATTGGCGAAACAGAAGTCAGTGAGGCATTAGCTTTTTTTGAAGAACTGATTCACTATATTGACCCAAGCGGTTTTCATATGTCCATGCTTGAACTGTATAGTCGTATGAGCTCTGTAGACGATATTGTTTATACACCTATGATTATAGGGAATGCTAATTATAGTAAGGATGGCTACCGAAAAAACTTGATTGATTTTTGTGATATACCGGCTCATCATGAACAGGTAACCAATGGCATTTTCTATAGCAGTGGCTTAGGTATTACCATAGAATCCAAACACAAAGACATGGCAGCAGATTTTCTGAGGATGATTACGTCAAAAGAGGTGCAAGATCACATGATTGTTGATTTTGATGGACATCCCCTCTATAAAGAACGATGGTTTAATAAAGAAAATAATCAACAAACAAATCGATACTTTATCAACACCTATGAATCGGTCAATCATGCCGTTAATCCTTCCGTCATAAAAGGGGATGATGAAAAAAGGCTGGAAATAGGTACGGTTATTTGGCATTATCTGAAATCAAGAAAAGCAAACCGTCCCCAATTGGTAACAGCATTAACTCAACTGATGAACGCATATGAAAAACAGATTATATGGCATTGA
- a CDS encoding ABC transporter permease translates to MDRYSMTNKPQSKIIRYIVSAFRRYPTIPIILSLLVTFSLLAPYFLTGSNMKTIMATNAVIMIAAIGQTMVLLTGGIDLSISTVISASAILSGIVMAATGQIILGLLTAIGVGLTFGLINGMLVGYCGLTPFITTMGTQLVARGMAFVLSRGIAIKGTPRGMIDFGFGELLGIPYVTMVSLILLVVSSIMVTQTTWGRKVILFGSNRISAKYAGLNTKKIEMSVYVLSGVFAGIAGMISIANLGNALPGVGDTILLMIIGGVVLGGTNMNGGEGSISRTILGVGLLAIMTNGLNMLGIPFYDQLIIQGILIFVGNGLAMKFSSKSDLAL, encoded by the coding sequence ATGGATAGGTATAGCATGACCAACAAACCGCAATCTAAAATCATTCGTTATATAGTATCTGCATTCAGACGTTATCCCACCATCCCTATTATATTAAGCTTGCTTGTTACGTTTTCACTATTAGCTCCTTATTTTTTGACAGGTAGCAATATGAAAACCATCATGGCAACCAATGCCGTCATTATGATTGCAGCCATTGGTCAAACCATGGTATTACTCACAGGCGGCATTGATTTATCCATTTCAACGGTTATCAGTGCCAGCGCTATCCTGTCAGGTATTGTCATGGCAGCTACTGGTCAAATCATTCTAGGATTGCTGACAGCCATTGGGGTTGGATTAACCTTTGGGTTGATTAATGGCATGCTGGTAGGCTATTGTGGCTTAACACCATTCATAACAACAATGGGAACACAATTAGTAGCTCGGGGTATGGCTTTTGTATTATCTCGGGGAATTGCTATTAAAGGAACGCCAAGAGGGATGATTGATTTTGGGTTTGGTGAATTACTGGGTATTCCTTATGTGACCATGGTAAGCCTTATATTACTTGTGGTTAGTTCTATTATGGTAACACAGACCACATGGGGAAGAAAGGTTATCTTATTTGGCAGTAACAGGATATCAGCAAAGTATGCTGGACTAAACACGAAGAAAATTGAAATGAGTGTATATGTTCTATCGGGGGTATTTGCCGGCATAGCTGGTATGATTAGCATAGCTAATCTTGGTAATGCTCTTCCAGGAGTTGGCGATACCATTTTATTAATGATTATCGGCGGTGTTGTTCTTGGAGGAACCAATATGAATGGTGGAGAAGGTTCCATATCACGGACAATTCTGGGCGTTGGGTTATTGGCTATCATGACAAATGGATTAAACATGCTGGGCATTCCATTTTATGACCAGCTCATCATACAAGGTATTCTAATCTTTGTTGGTAATGGTTTAGCCATGAAATTCAGCAGTAAATCTGATTTAGCCCTATAA
- a CDS encoding ABC transporter permease — translation MAIMKNLLFRGKWVAITAATILLALLLAVLSPVFLSVSNIQGVLIQASVTGIMAMGMTFIILTSGIDISVGAILYFTAALFAKLVEISTPIPLAFGAAILCASLLGTLNGFLVVTFSMSPLITTLATYTMYRGMAIHLTSAQNIPVPRAFGFLGNGKIYGIPVPILLFALIFFIGLYLLGKTRFGIYVMALGNSVEAARESNLPVKKITMGAYFLGGITTSISALILLARVGGLQSGMGIGIEFTVIAAVVLGGTKLSGGSGTIIGSAVGAIFLVLIDNGLNLIQASPYIYDIVKGTVLLTAVIVDKVSIERQKKQLHLQKALRIQGVGLEV, via the coding sequence ATGGCGATCATGAAGAATCTGTTGTTTAGAGGTAAGTGGGTTGCTATTACAGCAGCAACCATTTTATTAGCACTTCTGCTGGCTGTTTTATCCCCTGTTTTCCTTAGTGTGTCCAATATTCAAGGGGTCTTAATTCAAGCCAGTGTTACAGGTATTATGGCAATGGGCATGACGTTTATTATACTCACAAGTGGTATTGATATATCTGTAGGGGCAATCTTATATTTTACAGCAGCATTATTTGCTAAGCTCGTTGAAATCAGTACCCCTATTCCCTTGGCTTTTGGGGCGGCAATTTTGTGTGCTTCCCTGTTAGGTACGTTGAATGGCTTTTTAGTGGTAACATTCAGTATGAGTCCATTGATAACAACCTTGGCCACCTACACCATGTACAGGGGAATGGCCATTCACCTTACATCAGCCCAAAACATCCCTGTACCGAGAGCATTTGGCTTTCTAGGCAATGGAAAAATATACGGGATTCCTGTACCCATCTTACTATTTGCCCTTATCTTTTTCATAGGGTTATATCTACTTGGAAAAACAAGATTTGGCATCTATGTGATGGCTCTTGGGAATTCGGTAGAGGCTGCCAGGGAATCCAATCTGCCCGTTAAAAAGATAACCATGGGGGCTTATTTTCTAGGGGGTATTACAACCAGTATCTCCGCTCTTATTCTGCTAGCTCGTGTTGGAGGGTTACAGTCTGGTATGGGTATTGGCATTGAGTTCACAGTCATTGCAGCAGTTGTTCTGGGAGGTACCAAGCTGTCAGGGGGTTCAGGTACGATTATTGGTAGTGCTGTAGGCGCGATTTTTTTAGTACTCATTGATAACGGCCTAAATCTCATCCAAGCTTCCCCTTATATCTATGACATTGTTAAAGGAACGGTACTGTTAACGGCGGTTATCGTTGATAAAGTCTCCATAGAACGACAAAAGAAACAGTTACATCTGCAAAAGGCACTAAGGATTCAGGGTGTTGGTTTAGAGGTTTAA
- a CDS encoding zinc-dependent alcohol dehydrogenase: MTATRYEGNKKISVVEGCKKAPKANEVTVEIAYSGICGTDLHIFHGVMDERVGKPHIMGHECSGVIEAVGSDVSGLSIGDKVVVRPLDPCGACYACQHGMSHICYNLNFMGVDTDGSMQSYWTVPASTIHKIPQDMDLKNAALVEPVAVAVHDVNRSGLKAGDKAVVIGGGPIGILVALVAKSFGADVVISEINPFRLGFAKDLGIDTVNPTEKDLVTYVNTWTDGVGADVCFEVSGSKPGAMVMTEVVKTRGKVVLVGIYGQPAEVNLKQMWLREVELIGARVYEDIDYDLAIDLVAKNDYSFDKLITKVAPLEELQDILDGMDTDQQGMKVLVKC; the protein is encoded by the coding sequence ATGACAGCAACACGATATGAAGGAAACAAAAAGATTTCGGTTGTAGAAGGTTGTAAAAAGGCACCAAAAGCCAATGAAGTAACCGTAGAAATTGCTTATTCAGGTATATGCGGTACGGACTTACATATTTTCCATGGTGTCATGGATGAAAGAGTTGGAAAACCACATATTATGGGACATGAGTGTTCTGGGGTCATTGAGGCTGTAGGAAGTGATGTATCCGGTTTAAGTATTGGTGATAAAGTTGTTGTTAGACCTCTTGATCCATGTGGTGCGTGCTATGCATGTCAACATGGTATGAGCCATATTTGTTACAACTTAAACTTCATGGGTGTTGATACAGATGGTTCCATGCAGTCTTACTGGACTGTACCTGCCTCAACCATTCATAAAATCCCACAAGATATGGATTTAAAAAATGCAGCATTAGTAGAGCCTGTAGCTGTAGCTGTTCACGATGTGAACCGTTCTGGATTAAAAGCAGGTGATAAAGCTGTTGTCATCGGTGGTGGTCCTATTGGGATTTTGGTAGCATTAGTTGCTAAAAGCTTTGGTGCGGATGTGGTTATTTCCGAGATTAACCCATTCCGATTAGGATTTGCTAAGGATTTAGGTATTGATACGGTGAACCCAACTGAGAAAGACTTGGTAACTTATGTCAATACATGGACGGATGGTGTTGGTGCCGACGTATGCTTTGAAGTATCCGGTTCAAAACCAGGTGCTATGGTCATGACAGAAGTCGTTAAAACAAGAGGTAAAGTGGTGCTTGTGGGCATCTACGGCCAACCTGCAGAAGTTAACTTAAAACAAATGTGGTTAAGAGAAGTGGAATTAATTGGGGCAAGAGTATATGAAGATATTGATTATGACTTGGCCATTGATTTAGTGGCTAAGAATGACTATTCTTTTGATAAGCTCATTACAAAAGTAGCACCTTTGGAAGAACTACAAGACATACTTGATGGCATGGATACGGATCAGCAAGGCATGAAAGTGCTCGTTAAGTGTTAG
- a CDS encoding response regulator has protein sequence MLKTVIIDDEDLIREGLESMIPWKDMGFELVGSAKDGEEAIGLLQRTHPDVIITDIRMPFMTGLELIEYVKPMLPHAFIIIISGHDEFHYAQKALQLGVYDFILKPFDLEYFQKILSKIKYDYTLNKVNTKSIPAEDLFHLQTRVIESIMLHKLAMVDAASKLSSYALTDILDHHYAVIYLQIDNYHLTIADYTFDQINELHRHFYGLIKDVTPPSKKQFIFEGNGGDAILVINGITSNEVVMRKDKIIHQLRQKLDTQFKHTITIAYSRILKHLESLPTAYQQASQAANQRFVKGYNRTISYEETPRISQNSSQEMRYATIGFQQDEFVHYMKNEEAQAITTYMDNIIDNIVDSGYNLSIYITMFATTIFTEIISLLNTYNLSISDIYDDPLLLYKKLALSQNIFDIQPTIYDLLMQSADYLQNQNATSYDTRIKEAIVYIEKHYNAYDITLHQVAEKVNMGVCYFSTMFKKETGKSFINYLTDIRIHHAKKLFETTDYMTYEISYMVGYNTPTYFSTLFKKKTGISPSNYRNSLNKKNNKTT, from the coding sequence ATGCTAAAAACAGTTATCATTGATGATGAGGACTTAATACGAGAAGGCTTAGAATCCATGATTCCATGGAAAGACATGGGTTTTGAACTGGTTGGGTCTGCAAAAGATGGTGAAGAAGCCATTGGCCTATTGCAACGGACACATCCTGATGTGATTATAACGGATATTCGTATGCCTTTTATGACGGGTCTTGAATTAATTGAATATGTGAAGCCTATGCTTCCTCATGCTTTTATTATCATCATCAGTGGCCATGATGAATTTCATTATGCGCAAAAAGCCTTGCAGTTAGGTGTCTATGATTTTATTCTTAAGCCCTTTGATTTGGAATATTTTCAAAAGATTCTTTCAAAAATAAAGTATGACTACACCTTAAACAAAGTAAACACCAAGTCCATACCTGCAGAAGACCTTTTTCATTTACAGACACGGGTCATTGAATCCATTATGCTGCATAAACTGGCTATGGTTGATGCAGCCAGTAAATTATCCTCTTATGCCTTAACGGATATTCTAGATCACCATTATGCTGTCATCTACCTTCAAATTGACAATTATCATCTTACCATTGCCGATTATACCTTTGACCAAATCAACGAACTGCATCGTCATTTTTATGGTTTAATCAAGGACGTCACACCACCATCCAAAAAACAATTTATCTTTGAGGGCAATGGAGGCGATGCCATACTGGTTATTAACGGTATAACCTCTAACGAAGTCGTCATGCGAAAGGACAAGATTATCCATCAATTAAGGCAGAAATTGGATACACAATTTAAGCACACCATTACTATTGCCTATAGTCGCATATTAAAGCATCTTGAAAGTCTGCCAACTGCCTATCAGCAAGCTTCCCAAGCTGCTAATCAACGTTTTGTTAAAGGCTATAATCGTACCATTTCCTATGAGGAGACGCCACGTATATCCCAAAACAGCAGCCAAGAAATGCGTTATGCCACCATTGGATTCCAACAGGATGAATTTGTTCACTACATGAAAAATGAAGAGGCGCAAGCCATAACTACCTATATGGACAACATTATAGACAACATTGTGGATAGCGGTTATAACTTATCCATCTATATCACCATGTTTGCTACAACCATATTTACTGAGATTATCAGTCTCCTTAACACCTATAATTTATCCATCAGCGATATATATGATGACCCGTTATTACTCTATAAAAAGCTTGCTCTATCACAAAATATTTTTGACATCCAGCCTACCATATATGACCTGCTTATGCAATCCGCTGACTATCTCCAAAATCAAAACGCAACGTCTTATGACACCCGCATTAAAGAAGCCATTGTCTATATTGAGAAGCACTATAATGCTTATGATATAACCTTGCACCAAGTAGCTGAAAAAGTAAACATGGGAGTATGCTATTTCAGTACCATGTTCAAAAAAGAAACAGGTAAATCCTTTATTAATTACTTAACAGATATACGGATCCACCATGCTAAGAAGCTCTTTGAAACAACGGATTATATGACTTATGAAATCTCCTACATGGTAGGGTATAATACGCCTACCTACTTTAGTACCTTGTTTAAAAAGAAAACAGGCATTTCACCTTCCAACTACCGGAACAGCCTGAATAAAAAGAACAACAAAACTACCTAA